In a single window of the Streptomyces sp. NBC_00094 genome:
- a CDS encoding threonine synthase, with protein MLTLMTAYVCSRCQVHSPTSALTWCCPTCRGPWDLEFTPAPSSLPSLTALASRVNSLWRYEEMLPPMPYGPEVTLGEGRTPLVPLTDTVSAKLDFLMPTLSFKDRGAVMLAAHALRLARAGTLDRVVADSSGNAGTAIAAYGARAGLDTLVYVPEGTSPKKLEQIRAHGARVVEVPGDREATARAAREAADAPGTFYASHVYNPYFLHGTKTYAYELWEELGGRLPDTIVVPVGNGTLLLGAALAIDELHRQGLVDTRPALVAVQAEAVSPLAAAFHAGADDIGAPAPARATLAEGIAITAPPRARRILRAVRETGGTFLTVTEDQIRTAQRDLAGRGLFVEPTGVACWAAVRTAPPRPGLTVVPLCGAGAKTGLAR; from the coding sequence ATGCTGACCCTCATGACCGCCTACGTGTGCTCCCGTTGCCAGGTCCACTCGCCCACGTCCGCGCTCACCTGGTGTTGTCCGACGTGCCGCGGCCCCTGGGACCTGGAGTTCACCCCGGCCCCGTCGTCACTCCCGTCACTCACGGCCCTCGCGTCACGTGTGAATTCCTTGTGGCGGTACGAGGAGATGCTGCCGCCGATGCCGTACGGGCCCGAGGTGACCCTCGGCGAGGGCCGCACGCCCCTCGTACCCCTCACCGACACGGTCTCGGCCAAACTCGACTTCCTCATGCCGACGCTCTCCTTCAAGGACCGGGGCGCGGTGATGCTCGCCGCCCACGCCCTGCGACTGGCCCGCGCCGGGACCCTCGACCGGGTCGTGGCCGACAGCAGCGGCAACGCGGGCACGGCGATCGCCGCGTACGGCGCCCGGGCCGGGCTCGACACCCTCGTGTACGTACCCGAGGGCACGTCCCCGAAGAAGCTGGAGCAGATCCGGGCGCACGGGGCCCGCGTCGTCGAGGTGCCCGGCGACCGTGAGGCCACCGCCCGGGCGGCCCGGGAGGCGGCCGACGCGCCCGGCACCTTCTACGCCTCGCACGTGTACAACCCGTACTTCCTGCACGGCACCAAGACGTACGCGTACGAGCTCTGGGAGGAGCTCGGCGGCAGGCTCCCCGACACGATCGTCGTCCCCGTCGGCAACGGCACGCTGCTCCTCGGCGCCGCCCTCGCGATCGACGAACTCCACCGGCAGGGCCTCGTCGACACCCGGCCCGCCCTCGTCGCCGTCCAGGCCGAGGCCGTCTCCCCGCTGGCCGCCGCCTTCCACGCGGGCGCGGACGACATCGGGGCCCCCGCCCCCGCCCGCGCCACCCTCGCCGAGGGCATCGCGATCACCGCGCCGCCCCGCGCCCGCCGGATCCTCCGGGCGGTACGCGAGACGGGCGGCACGTTCCTGACCGTGACCGAGGACCAGATCCGGACCGCCCAGCGGGACCTGGCGGGCCGCGGCCTCTTCGTGGAGCCGACCGGGGTGGCCTGCTGGGCGGCGGTCCGCACGGCCCCACCGCGCCCGGGCCTCACGGTGGTGCCGCTGTGCGGAGCGGGGGCGAAGACGGGCTTGGCGCGATAG
- a CDS encoding DUF4190 domain-containing protein, whose protein sequence is MEPTQPPQPPPTPQGAPQQQGWPAPGPYTSPGMPYAAGPYGPPGAPGVGPYGQPIRSTNGLAIGSLVSGIVCCLPPLGLVLGLIALPQIRKKDQAGKGLAIAGIILSVTSCLLVLIGFVTGGFGSVVNGFKEGMDEAARTKSPFSLRTGQCFLDDGKLEEYATDVEIVDCAKPHDGEVTGSFELTGIAKWPGESAIDELAEKRCDAINSAYALDTWAVPVDVWVFYYMPSSQSWRGDDRTVTCAFASEDRTFSGSVRSDAPMLTADQERFLEAVNPIETVSYREPDEDPDEDFAANQAWAVEMLAAVDEARAELGRDPWTGVTKAPVAALVKQLDAASKQWRKLAGAADAEAYWEAYDVAWEALPEDLGADARTALDLTDTPPVGEDASGSV, encoded by the coding sequence GTGGAGCCGACCCAGCCGCCCCAGCCGCCCCCGACACCTCAGGGGGCCCCGCAGCAGCAGGGCTGGCCCGCCCCCGGCCCGTACACCTCCCCAGGGATGCCGTACGCGGCCGGTCCCTACGGCCCGCCCGGCGCGCCCGGCGTCGGCCCGTACGGGCAGCCGATCCGCTCGACCAACGGGCTCGCCATCGGCTCGCTCGTCTCCGGCATCGTCTGCTGCCTCCCGCCCCTCGGCCTCGTCCTCGGCCTGATCGCCCTGCCGCAGATCAGGAAGAAGGACCAGGCGGGCAAGGGGCTCGCGATCGCCGGCATCATCCTCTCCGTCACCAGCTGCCTGCTGGTCCTCATCGGCTTCGTCACCGGTGGTTTCGGCTCGGTCGTGAACGGCTTCAAGGAGGGCATGGACGAGGCGGCGCGCACGAAGTCCCCGTTCTCGCTGCGTACGGGACAGTGCTTCCTCGACGACGGCAAGCTGGAGGAGTACGCGACGGACGTCGAGATCGTCGACTGCGCGAAGCCGCACGACGGCGAGGTCACCGGCAGCTTCGAGCTCACCGGCATCGCCAAGTGGCCCGGCGAGTCCGCGATCGACGAGCTCGCGGAGAAGCGCTGCGACGCGATCAACTCCGCGTACGCGCTGGACACCTGGGCCGTCCCGGTGGACGTCTGGGTCTTCTACTACATGCCGAGCAGCCAGAGCTGGCGCGGCGACGACCGGACCGTGACCTGTGCGTTCGCCAGTGAGGACCGGACCTTCTCCGGTTCGGTGCGGTCCGACGCGCCCATGCTGACCGCCGACCAGGAGCGCTTCCTGGAGGCCGTCAACCCGATCGAGACGGTCAGCTACCGGGAGCCGGACGAGGACCCGGACGAGGACTTCGCGGCCAACCAGGCGTGGGCCGTGGAGATGCTGGCGGCGGTCGACGAGGCGCGGGCGGAGCTGGGCAGGGACCCGTGGACCGGCGTCACGAAGGCCCCGGTCGCGGCGCTCGTCAAGCAGCTCGACGCGGCCTCGAAGCAGTGGCGGAAGCTGGCCGGGGCGGCCGACGCGGAGGCCTACTGGGAGGCGTACGACGTGGCCTGGGAGGCCCTGCCCGAGGACCTGGGCGCGGACGCGCGCACCGCGCTCGACCTGACGGACACGCCGCCGGTGGGCGAGGACGCGAGCGGCTCGGTCTGA
- a CDS encoding GntR family transcriptional regulator, giving the protein MTFGEQPAYLRVASDLREKIANGSLPPHTRLPSQARIREEYGVSDTVALEARKVLMAEGLVEGRSGSGTYVRERPVPRRIARSGYRPVSGATPFRQEQAAEGARGTWESSSEQEPASAEVAARLDIEPGERVMRTRYVYRDGGEPMMVSTSWEPLTITGRTPVMLPEEGPLGGCGVVERMAAIDVVVDNVVEEVGARPGLAEELLALGGVPGHVVMVVERTYYASGRAVETADVVVPADRYRIAYHLPVR; this is encoded by the coding sequence GTGACATTCGGTGAGCAGCCCGCCTATTTGCGCGTGGCGAGCGATCTGCGGGAGAAGATCGCCAACGGCTCGCTTCCGCCGCACACCCGTCTCCCGTCGCAGGCTCGCATCCGCGAGGAGTACGGGGTCTCGGACACCGTCGCGCTGGAGGCCCGCAAGGTGCTCATGGCCGAGGGGCTCGTGGAGGGCCGGTCCGGCTCGGGGACGTACGTGCGGGAGCGCCCGGTGCCGCGCAGGATCGCCCGCTCCGGGTATCGCCCGGTGTCCGGCGCCACCCCGTTCCGGCAGGAGCAGGCGGCCGAAGGGGCCCGGGGGACCTGGGAGTCGAGCAGCGAGCAGGAGCCGGCGAGCGCCGAGGTGGCCGCCCGGCTGGACATCGAGCCGGGTGAGCGCGTGATGCGCACGAGGTACGTGTACCGGGACGGCGGCGAGCCCATGATGGTCTCCACCTCCTGGGAGCCCCTCACGATCACCGGCCGGACGCCCGTGATGCTGCCCGAGGAGGGCCCGTTGGGCGGCTGCGGTGTCGTCGAGCGGATGGCGGCCATCGACGTCGTCGTGGACAACGTGGTGGAGGAGGTCGGCGCCCGCCCCGGGCTCGCCGAGGAGCTCCTGGCGCTCGGCGGGGTGCCGGGTCATGTGGTCATGGTCGTCGAGCGGACGTACTACGCCTCGGGGCGGGCCGTCGAGACGGCGGACGTGGTGGTTCCGGCCGACCGGTACCGCATCGCGTACCACCTGCCGGTCCGGTGA
- a CDS encoding S8 family peptidase: protein MSVMRDSRRRIATAAAIAVAALALGSASTLPAAASPAAPEGVIENAGAEGAIAGSYIVTLDESAQAETAEGRAVAARFGAKIKRTYTSAINGYSVELSEAQAKKLAADPAVKSVVQNRTFTIDGTQPSPPSWGLDRIDQKALPLNQSYSYPDTAGQGVTAYIIDTGVRISHSDFGGRAFNGYDAIDNDNTAQDGHGHGTHVAGTVAGTSYGVAKKAKIVGVRVLDNSGSGTTEQVVAGIDWVTQNAVKPAVANMSLGGGVDTVLDQAVRNSIASGVTYAVAAGNDNSNASNYSPARVSEAITVGSTTSTDARSSFSNYGTVLDIFAPGSSIKSSWNTSDTATNTISGTSMATPHVAGAAAVYLAGNPTATPAQVSTALTTAATPNVVTSPGTGSPNRLLFVGGGTTPPPTGPKFENTADYAIADNATVESPVTVSGVTGNAPSALQVPVNIVHTYIGDLQVQLIAPDGSAYTLKAFGTGGSADNINTTYTVNASSEVANGTWKLRVTDNANADIGKIDTWALQF from the coding sequence ATGTCAGTGATGCGTGACTCACGTCGCCGAATAGCCACCGCCGCGGCCATCGCCGTCGCCGCCCTCGCCCTCGGCTCCGCCTCCACCCTCCCGGCCGCCGCCTCACCGGCCGCACCCGAGGGCGTCATCGAGAACGCCGGAGCCGAAGGCGCCATCGCGGGCAGCTACATCGTCACCCTCGACGAGTCCGCCCAGGCGGAGACCGCCGAGGGCCGGGCGGTCGCCGCCAGATTCGGCGCGAAGATCAAGCGGACCTACACCTCGGCGATCAACGGCTACTCCGTCGAACTCTCCGAGGCGCAGGCGAAGAAGCTCGCGGCCGACCCCGCCGTGAAGTCCGTCGTGCAGAACCGGACCTTCACGATCGACGGTACGCAGCCCTCCCCGCCGTCCTGGGGCCTCGACCGGATCGACCAGAAGGCCCTCCCGCTGAACCAGAGTTACAGCTACCCGGACACCGCGGGCCAGGGTGTCACCGCGTACATCATCGACACCGGTGTCCGCATCAGCCACAGCGACTTCGGCGGCCGCGCCTTCAACGGCTACGACGCCATCGACAACGACAACACCGCGCAGGACGGCCACGGCCACGGCACCCACGTCGCCGGCACCGTCGCCGGCACGTCCTACGGCGTCGCCAAGAAGGCGAAGATCGTCGGCGTCCGCGTCCTCGACAACTCCGGTTCCGGCACGACCGAGCAGGTCGTCGCGGGCATCGACTGGGTGACGCAGAACGCCGTCAAGCCGGCCGTCGCCAACATGAGCCTCGGCGGCGGGGTCGACACCGTCCTCGACCAGGCCGTCCGGAACTCGATCGCCTCCGGCGTCACGTACGCCGTGGCCGCGGGCAACGACAACTCCAACGCGTCCAACTACTCGCCGGCGCGCGTCTCCGAGGCCATCACGGTCGGCTCCACGACCAGCACCGACGCCCGCTCCAGCTTCTCCAACTACGGCACGGTCCTGGACATCTTCGCCCCGGGCTCCTCCATCAAGTCGTCCTGGAACACCAGCGACACCGCCACCAACACCATCTCCGGTACGTCGATGGCGACCCCGCACGTCGCGGGCGCCGCGGCCGTCTACCTCGCCGGCAACCCGACGGCCACCCCGGCGCAGGTCTCCACGGCCCTGACGACCGCCGCCACCCCGAACGTCGTCACCAGCCCCGGCACCGGCTCCCCGAACCGGCTGCTCTTCGTCGGCGGCGGCACCACCCCGCCGCCGACCGGCCCGAAGTTCGAGAACACCGCGGACTACGCCATCGCCGACAACGCGACCGTCGAGTCCCCGGTCACCGTCAGCGGCGTCACGGGCAACGCCCCCTCCGCCCTCCAGGTGCCGGTGAACATCGTCCACACCTACATCGGTGACCTCCAGGTCCAGCTGATCGCCCCCGACGGCTCGGCGTACACGCTGAAGGCCTTCGGCACCGGCGGCAGCGCGGACAACATCAACACCACGTACACCGTGAACGCCTCCTCGGAGGTCGCCAACGGCACGTGGAAGCTGCGGGTCACGGACAACGCGAACGCCGACATCGGCAAGATCGACACCTGGGCCCTGCAGTTCTGA
- a CDS encoding BTAD domain-containing putative transcriptional regulator: MEFRLLGSVALVTEDGDVALGPAKRSSLLAMLLLRPNGAVNVGQLIDALWEDEPPTHAKTVLQGHVSRLRALLAEHGAEAYGVELATQGSAYVLRIPESLVDAHRFEELVGLAGVQRHPGDAVRMLREALSYWQGPALTGTVHSRPLEAAAGGLEELRLSSVEALAAAYGALGEHGRAAAVLRTEAVAHPLRESLAAALMLALGRAGRQSDAIDWYHRTRRLLAEELGVDPGEALSEAYATLLRSAEPAARVPRPALPVEASVAVVVPEQLPRAPRGFTGRGPELVALDRVVGGADAPVCLVTGPAGVGKSAFAVHWAYERRTSFPDGRLFADLRGFSDTPAPETATVLRDFLLALGVPALRIPEAADARGALFRSLTAARRLLVVLDNARSSEQVRPLLPGGDLCATVVTSRDRLSGLIASDAARPLPLGQLPPADSAALLATVLGERRVAAEPEAAERLAGLCDGLPLALRVTAARLAERPQWTLDAMVGELADEQIRLTLLDVEDVGVSAALRLTVQQLPESAARMFRSLGLHTGSDLDRFAAGALVGTSPAHASADLDRLAAAHLLAEPAPGRWTPHDLVRLYARHLAPEADPEGLPRLLDHYLYTGLAADAAAEPGSQPCYSLPSDARRPAATREFEDRTAALDWYAAERSALEGAVAAAASLGLHDRAWRLALVQWPLMLMRIGDGWTPLLEAGLASAEHVGDLDAQSRTRALLGWVLHEEGRDAEALVHLEKAPILAARAGDAVSEAIAYVNYAAVLDAVGEHERAGLLMVHAVSLADRTGHPSTQVLTLHHLATHLLKAEAYDEALAHTVRAGELVAPDAVVVQAQLQIVRGEALAGIGRLEEATDQLKRAIVAAEAAGFTEGSARAAERLSRLSADR; the protein is encoded by the coding sequence GTGGAGTTCCGGCTGCTCGGCTCCGTTGCGCTCGTGACGGAGGACGGCGACGTAGCCCTGGGGCCCGCCAAGCGGTCCAGTCTGCTCGCCATGCTCCTCCTGCGGCCCAACGGCGCCGTGAACGTGGGGCAACTGATCGACGCCCTGTGGGAGGACGAACCACCCACGCACGCCAAGACCGTTCTCCAGGGGCACGTCTCGCGGCTGCGGGCGCTGCTCGCCGAGCACGGGGCCGAGGCGTACGGGGTCGAGCTCGCCACCCAGGGTTCGGCGTACGTGCTGCGCATCCCGGAGTCGCTGGTCGACGCCCACCGCTTCGAGGAGCTCGTCGGGCTCGCCGGGGTGCAGCGCCATCCCGGCGACGCCGTGCGGATGCTGCGCGAGGCGCTGTCGTACTGGCAGGGGCCCGCGCTCACCGGGACCGTGCACAGCCGGCCGCTGGAGGCCGCCGCCGGGGGCCTCGAAGAGCTGCGGTTGTCGTCGGTGGAGGCCCTGGCCGCGGCGTACGGAGCGCTCGGTGAGCACGGGCGGGCCGCCGCCGTGCTGCGTACCGAGGCCGTCGCGCACCCCCTGCGCGAGTCCCTGGCCGCCGCGCTGATGCTGGCGCTCGGCCGTGCGGGGCGCCAGTCGGACGCCATCGACTGGTACCACCGGACCCGGCGGCTGCTCGCCGAGGAGCTCGGGGTGGACCCCGGCGAGGCCCTCTCCGAGGCGTACGCGACGCTCCTCCGCTCCGCCGAGCCCGCCGCCCGCGTCCCCCGCCCCGCCCTCCCGGTCGAGGCCTCCGTCGCGGTCGTGGTGCCCGAGCAACTGCCGCGCGCACCACGCGGCTTCACCGGTCGCGGGCCCGAACTGGTCGCGCTGGACCGGGTCGTCGGCGGTGCGGACGCCCCCGTCTGTCTCGTCACCGGGCCCGCCGGCGTGGGCAAGTCGGCCTTCGCCGTGCACTGGGCGTACGAGCGCCGCACGAGCTTCCCCGACGGGCGACTTTTCGCCGATCTGCGCGGCTTCAGCGACACCCCGGCGCCCGAGACCGCCACCGTACTCCGCGACTTCCTTCTCGCACTCGGCGTCCCGGCGCTACGGATCCCGGAAGCCGCCGACGCGCGCGGCGCACTGTTCCGCTCGCTCACCGCGGCCCGCCGGCTGCTCGTCGTCCTCGACAACGCGCGCTCCTCCGAGCAGGTCAGGCCGCTGCTGCCGGGCGGCGACCTCTGCGCGACGGTCGTCACCAGCCGTGACCGGCTCAGCGGCCTCATCGCCTCCGACGCCGCCCGGCCGCTGCCCCTCGGGCAGCTGCCGCCCGCCGACTCCGCCGCCCTGCTCGCCACCGTGCTCGGCGAGCGGCGGGTCGCCGCCGAACCCGAGGCCGCCGAGCGCCTCGCCGGGCTCTGCGACGGGCTGCCGCTCGCGCTGCGCGTCACGGCGGCCCGGCTCGCCGAGCGGCCGCAGTGGACGCTCGACGCGATGGTCGGTGAACTCGCCGACGAACAGATCCGGTTGACGCTCCTCGACGTCGAGGACGTCGGGGTGTCCGCCGCGTTGCGGCTCACCGTGCAGCAACTGCCCGAGTCCGCCGCCCGGATGTTCCGCTCGCTGGGTCTGCACACCGGCTCCGACCTGGACCGCTTCGCGGCGGGCGCGCTCGTCGGCACGTCCCCCGCGCACGCCTCCGCGGACCTGGACCGGCTCGCCGCCGCCCACCTCCTCGCCGAGCCCGCCCCCGGCCGCTGGACCCCGCACGACCTGGTGCGGCTGTACGCCCGGCACCTCGCTCCGGAGGCCGACCCCGAAGGCCTGCCCCGCCTCCTGGACCACTACCTCTACACGGGGCTCGCGGCCGACGCCGCCGCCGAACCGGGCTCCCAGCCCTGCTACTCGCTGCCTTCCGACGCCCGACGGCCCGCCGCCACGCGGGAGTTCGAGGACCGCACGGCCGCACTCGACTGGTACGCCGCCGAGCGCTCCGCCCTGGAGGGCGCGGTGGCCGCCGCCGCGTCACTCGGCCTCCACGACCGGGCCTGGCGGCTCGCCCTCGTGCAGTGGCCGCTGATGCTCATGCGGATCGGCGACGGCTGGACGCCGCTCCTGGAGGCCGGTCTGGCCTCGGCGGAGCACGTGGGCGACCTCGACGCGCAGTCGCGGACCCGGGCGCTCCTCGGCTGGGTGCTGCACGAGGAGGGGCGGGACGCCGAGGCGCTCGTCCACCTGGAGAAGGCGCCGATCCTCGCCGCCCGGGCCGGGGACGCGGTCAGCGAGGCCATCGCGTACGTCAACTACGCCGCCGTACTCGACGCGGTCGGCGAGCACGAGCGCGCCGGCCTGCTCATGGTCCACGCGGTCTCGCTAGCCGACCGCACCGGCCATCCGTCCACCCAGGTGCTGACCCTCCACCACCTCGCGACGCACCTCCTGAAGGCGGAGGCGTACGACGAGGCGCTCGCGCACACTGTTCGCGCCGGGGAACTGGTCGCCCCCGACGCGGTCGTCGTCCAGGCCCAGCTGCAGATCGTCCGGGGCGAGGCGCTGGCCGGCATAGGCCGCCTGGAAGAGGCGACTGACCAGCTCAAACGGGCGATCGTGGCGGCCGAGGCCGCCGGGTTCACCGAGGGTTCGGCCCGCGCCGCGGAGCGGCTCTCGCGGCTGTCAGCGGATCGTTAG
- a CDS encoding DUF4232 domain-containing protein codes for MRTHHKTTVLAAAALTALSLGLTACGGETGTGAKDAGSASSSQQAAGTADTTTGTDTGATGGEAGSGDTAGSAGQASAKGSTTGGSTSGGAGETGTTGSSGGKASAEAPACAHGDIKITAAKADEVPTEHIVLTATNTSGGSCTLLQYPLIAFGDIQTAKDVPAVAKSKPAAPVVLQPGTPAYANVRVALGGVDEENKVVKSFNVNLFAADGPAEGSIVVDAPAGGLAVDEAAAKTGYWTHELRNGADEF; via the coding sequence ATGCGTACGCACCACAAGACCACCGTCCTGGCCGCCGCCGCCCTCACCGCCCTCTCGCTGGGCCTGACCGCCTGCGGCGGCGAGACCGGCACCGGCGCCAAGGACGCGGGGAGCGCGAGCAGCTCGCAGCAGGCCGCCGGCACGGCGGACACGACCACGGGTACGGACACGGGCGCGACCGGCGGCGAAGCCGGTTCGGGTGACACCGCCGGTTCGGCGGGCCAGGCCTCGGCGAAGGGTTCGACCACGGGCGGCTCCACGTCCGGTGGCGCCGGCGAGACCGGCACCACCGGTTCCTCCGGCGGCAAGGCCTCCGCCGAGGCCCCGGCCTGTGCCCACGGCGACATCAAGATCACCGCGGCGAAGGCGGACGAGGTCCCCACCGAGCACATCGTCCTCACCGCCACCAACACCTCCGGCGGCTCCTGCACCCTCCTGCAGTACCCGCTGATCGCCTTCGGCGACATCCAGACCGCCAAGGACGTCCCGGCCGTCGCGAAGAGCAAGCCGGCCGCCCCGGTCGTCCTGCAGCCCGGCACCCCGGCGTACGCCAACGTGCGCGTCGCGCTCGGCGGTGTCGACGAGGAGAACAAGGTCGTGAAGAGCTTCAACGTCAACCTCTTCGCCGCCGACGGCCCGGCCGAGGGCAGCATCGTCGTCGACGCCCCCGCGGGCGGCCTCGCGGTCGACGAGGCCGCCGCCAAGACGGGCTACTGGACGCACGAACTGCGCAACGGCGCCGACGAGTTCTGA
- a CDS encoding glycoside hydrolase family 18 protein: protein MRPRALTKLTFGAAAAATLGLLATLAPTADAHQPPAPSPTKTHALKRIGYFTQWGIYGRDFQVKDLETSGTAGKLSHINYAFGTVGSNGKCLMGNVPGSDPWADYARPVDAADSVDGVADTAEQPLAGNFNQLRELKAANPGLKVMISLGGWSGSAHFSDAVRTDAGRKTLVASCIDTYIKGDLPADGARGGAGAAAGIFDGIDLDWEWPGSDGAPGNVIRPEDKPNFTKLVREFRTQLDAYGRSLPQRKRYDLSAYVPTAPAKIDAGFEVPAIMRDFDFVNLQGYDFHVSGETTTAQQSALFAKNDWSVDGTVKSWLRRGAPAHKLVVGMPFYGQGWTGVTGGGDGLGQPAAAPAPATWAAGSEDYKHLKKLADSGTYTLHRGHKNGHAWLFDGTTLWTYDDPTVLRTKANYVRQRGLGGAMVWSLDGDTPDGELITAIDRGLTRR, encoded by the coding sequence ATGCGCCCCAGAGCCCTGACCAAGCTGACCTTCGGCGCCGCCGCCGCGGCCACCCTCGGCCTCCTCGCCACCCTGGCCCCCACCGCCGACGCCCACCAGCCCCCCGCCCCCTCCCCCACCAAGACCCACGCCCTGAAGCGCATCGGGTACTTCACCCAATGGGGCATCTACGGACGGGACTTCCAGGTCAAGGACCTGGAGACGAGCGGCACGGCAGGCAAGCTCAGTCACATCAACTACGCCTTCGGGACCGTCGGTTCGAACGGCAAGTGCCTCATGGGCAACGTGCCGGGCTCCGACCCGTGGGCCGACTACGCGCGCCCCGTCGACGCGGCCGACTCGGTGGACGGCGTCGCCGACACCGCCGAGCAGCCCCTCGCCGGAAACTTCAACCAGCTGCGCGAACTGAAGGCGGCGAACCCCGGCCTCAAAGTCATGATCTCGCTGGGTGGTTGGAGCGGTTCGGCCCACTTCTCCGACGCCGTGCGCACCGACGCCGGCCGCAAGACCCTGGTCGCCTCCTGCATCGACACGTACATCAAGGGCGACCTCCCCGCCGACGGCGCCCGCGGCGGCGCCGGAGCCGCCGCGGGGATCTTCGACGGCATCGACCTGGACTGGGAGTGGCCCGGCTCGGACGGCGCCCCCGGGAACGTGATCCGCCCCGAGGACAAGCCCAACTTCACCAAGCTCGTACGGGAGTTCCGCACGCAGCTCGACGCCTACGGCCGCTCGCTGCCCCAGCGCAAGCGCTACGACCTCAGCGCGTACGTGCCCACCGCCCCCGCCAAGATCGACGCGGGCTTCGAAGTCCCCGCGATCATGCGGGACTTCGACTTCGTGAACCTCCAGGGCTACGACTTCCACGTCTCCGGCGAGACGACGACCGCCCAGCAGTCCGCGCTCTTCGCCAAGAACGACTGGAGCGTCGACGGGACCGTGAAGTCCTGGCTGCGGCGCGGGGCCCCGGCGCACAAGCTCGTGGTCGGCATGCCGTTCTACGGACAGGGCTGGACCGGCGTCACCGGCGGCGGCGACGGCCTCGGACAGCCGGCGGCGGCCCCCGCGCCCGCCACCTGGGCGGCCGGCTCCGAGGACTACAAGCACCTCAAGAAGCTCGCCGACTCCGGCACGTACACGCTCCACCGCGGCCACAAGAACGGCCATGCCTGGCTCTTCGACGGCACCACGCTCTGGACCTACGACGACCCCACCGTGCTGCGCACCAAGGCGAACTACGTCCGCCAGCGGGGCCTCGGCGGCGCCATGGTCTGGTCCCTCGACGGCGACACCCCCGACGGTGAGCTGATCACCGCGATCGACCGGGGCCTGACCCGGCGCTGA